A DNA window from Maribellus comscasis contains the following coding sequences:
- the serS gene encoding serine--tRNA ligase gives MLNLKFIQDNPDLVIEKLKRKNFEAAGIVGEIIDLYGEKNKLQGQADQAKAEMNKISKEIGLLFREGKKEEANAAKERTSELKENIKQFDQQFSAIEEQVNELLVLLPNLPHDTVPQGKGEEDNEVVTSAGEIPALDENALPHWELAQKYNLIDFELGVKLTGAGFPVYRGKGSQLQRALINFFLDEARKAGYEEVQPPLLVNEASGFGTGQLPDKEGQMYHVAADNLYLIPTAEVPVTNIYRDVILDAKDLPYKNTAYSACFRREAGSYGKDVRGLNRLHQFDKVEIVQIAHPEKSYKVLDEMVKHVASLVEKLELPYRILRLCGGDISFTSALTFDFEVYSAAQKKWLEVSSVSNFESFQANRLKLRFREEGVKKTQLAHTLNGSALALPRIVAALLENNQTSKGIKIPKVLVPYTGFEIID, from the coding sequence ATGCTCAATCTGAAATTCATTCAAGATAATCCGGATCTGGTAATTGAAAAGCTTAAAAGGAAAAACTTTGAGGCTGCCGGAATTGTAGGAGAAATTATTGATTTGTATGGCGAGAAGAATAAACTGCAGGGCCAGGCCGACCAGGCCAAAGCAGAGATGAATAAAATTTCGAAAGAGATTGGCCTTTTATTTCGGGAAGGGAAAAAGGAAGAGGCCAACGCAGCCAAAGAGCGTACATCAGAATTAAAAGAAAATATCAAACAGTTTGACCAGCAGTTTTCAGCAATTGAAGAACAAGTGAATGAATTGTTGGTTTTACTCCCTAATTTACCACACGACACTGTTCCTCAGGGAAAAGGAGAGGAGGACAATGAAGTAGTTACTTCGGCAGGCGAGATTCCGGCTTTAGATGAAAATGCTCTTCCTCACTGGGAATTGGCTCAAAAATATAATTTGATTGATTTTGAGTTAGGCGTAAAACTTACAGGAGCGGGTTTTCCTGTTTATCGGGGAAAAGGTTCACAATTGCAACGCGCACTTATCAATTTCTTTTTAGATGAAGCAAGAAAAGCAGGCTACGAAGAAGTACAGCCGCCTCTGCTTGTAAACGAAGCTTCAGGTTTTGGAACCGGTCAGTTGCCTGATAAAGAAGGACAAATGTATCACGTAGCTGCCGATAATCTTTATCTTATTCCTACTGCCGAGGTTCCGGTAACCAATATTTATCGCGATGTAATTTTGGATGCAAAAGACCTTCCGTATAAAAATACTGCTTACAGTGCCTGTTTCCGTCGCGAAGCTGGCTCGTATGGGAAGGATGTACGTGGATTGAACCGTTTACACCAGTTCGACAAAGTGGAAATAGTGCAGATAGCTCACCCTGAAAAATCATACAAAGTACTTGATGAGATGGTGAAACACGTGGCTTCGTTGGTTGAAAAGTTAGAACTGCCTTATCGCATTTTGCGCTTGTGTGGTGGCGATATCAGTTTTACATCTGCTTTAACTTTCGATTTTGAAGTATATTCAGCAGCTCAGAAAAAATGGCTGGAGGTAAGTTCAGTATCCAATTTTGAGTCGTTTCAGGCCAATCGGTTAAAATTACGATTCAGAGAAGAAGGGGTGAAAAAAACACAGCTGGCTCACACATTAAATGGAAGTGCATTGGCTTTACCCCGAATTGTGGCCGCTTTGCTTGAAAATAATCAGACTTCCAAAGGGATAAAAATTCCCAAAGTTCTGGTTCCTTACACAGGTTTTGAAATAATCGACTGA
- the rplU gene encoding 50S ribosomal protein L21, which yields MNRSGSKKRNPAGIPPDGGNNKSEIMYAIVEIAGQQFRVEKDKKLFVHQLEAEAGDSVDFEKVLLVDNDGKVAVGTPTVKGAKVTAKVLEHVKGDKVIVFKKKRRKGYQKMNGHRQQYTQIQVETIVG from the coding sequence TTGAATCGTTCAGGCTCAAAAAAGAGAAATCCAGCGGGAATTCCGCCTGACGGTGGTAACAATAAAAGTGAAATTATGTACGCGATTGTTGAAATTGCTGGACAGCAATTCAGAGTTGAAAAAGACAAAAAACTTTTTGTACATCAACTTGAAGCCGAAGCAGGCGACTCAGTTGATTTTGAAAAAGTTTTACTGGTAGACAACGACGGTAAAGTTGCCGTTGGAACTCCAACCGTAAAAGGTGCAAAAGTAACAGCCAAAGTGCTGGAACATGTAAAAGGTGATAAAGTAATCGTTTTCAAAAAGAAAAGAAGAAAAGGTTACCAGAAAATGAACGGTCACCGTCAACAGTATACACAAATTCAGGTAGAAACCATTGTTGGATAA
- a CDS encoding tetratricopeptide repeat protein: protein MLKPLVALCLFLLAFPFIVNGDIYSFDEDRLLSEKEDTVSLRNALLKANEFKKDNPDSSFFYFDSALTTADKIIQQKQLPKNDLIEVELEKASALEGLGLYYSNSSDLDSALNYYLQASNIYKELIDSEKEKDRKNKYLDLHGNVTLTIGALYFEEGEYALASGNYSNTLETAKILGDSLMQSKALLNLGMIYNNQGRYDEAIDNYYTAIKIFERAKDKRGIAICHLSIGNILRKQSTTDKAVESYKKALQIFQEMKDERGVSFCYNNLGICYTNKENYEQALFYYTKAVDLHLKNNNERNVALLYTNIAALYEIKGEFDKSIEYIEKSLTINEKNNYKRNLIGSYLNLSGTNLSKLENNQEAVPSSANVLDTIVVYAEKALSLSDSLQLIQEQAAALLVLKKAYFYKRNYKKAYESADLLLERKDSIYNNEKTKIVADAESKYEATEKEQQIEQQKHQLEHQTERLNNARIFRNFLIAVAGLMVVVVVLIYYYYKQKNKANKILDEKNKLIEKQNEEISVQKEELQLTNRELTELIQFKEKMTGMIVHDLKNPLNNILNSYDIDDENFRKELIKQSGYDMLHLTQNILDVYQMEEAKLKLSRTQVDVAQLLKECVMEFALYISENDLKISYPDSEVSLIVADKRLLKRIFSNLLSNAVKYAPQGSNITLNWKRTDKKDSRFGVHNNGPAIPREQQSIIFQSFSQHDSREMGVTASTGLGLSFCKMAVHLHGGEIGVTSSDEDGTEFWFTLPQNG, encoded by the coding sequence ATGTTAAAACCTCTTGTTGCTCTTTGTCTGTTTTTGTTGGCGTTCCCGTTCATTGTTAATGGGGATATTTATTCTTTTGATGAAGATAGATTGCTCTCTGAGAAAGAAGATACAGTGAGTTTGCGTAATGCACTCTTAAAGGCAAATGAGTTTAAAAAAGATAATCCTGATTCTTCATTCTTTTATTTTGACAGTGCGTTAACAACGGCTGACAAAATCATTCAGCAAAAACAGCTTCCCAAAAATGATTTAATTGAAGTTGAGTTAGAAAAAGCGAGTGCATTGGAGGGTTTGGGGCTTTATTACAGTAATTCTTCAGATTTAGATAGTGCGCTGAATTATTATTTACAGGCATCGAATATTTATAAAGAACTTATCGATTCTGAAAAGGAAAAAGACAGGAAAAATAAATATTTGGATTTACATGGAAATGTGACGCTTACGATTGGGGCTTTATATTTTGAAGAAGGAGAATATGCATTAGCATCGGGCAATTACAGTAACACGCTGGAAACGGCAAAGATACTCGGAGATAGTTTGATGCAATCGAAAGCTTTACTTAATCTTGGGATGATTTACAATAACCAGGGAAGATACGACGAGGCGATTGATAATTATTACACTGCCATAAAAATTTTTGAAAGGGCTAAAGACAAAAGAGGTATCGCCATTTGTCATTTAAGTATAGGTAACATACTTCGAAAACAAAGTACTACCGATAAGGCTGTTGAAAGTTATAAAAAAGCTTTGCAAATATTTCAGGAGATGAAAGATGAAAGAGGCGTATCTTTTTGTTATAATAACCTGGGAATTTGCTATACCAACAAGGAAAATTATGAACAGGCACTATTTTACTATACTAAAGCAGTAGATCTTCATTTAAAAAATAATAATGAAAGGAATGTGGCTCTCCTGTACACCAATATAGCAGCCTTGTATGAAATAAAGGGAGAGTTTGATAAATCGATAGAATATATTGAAAAGTCGCTGACCATAAATGAAAAAAATAATTACAAGAGGAATCTTATCGGGTCTTATCTGAATCTTTCAGGGACGAACCTTTCAAAGTTGGAGAACAATCAGGAAGCTGTCCCTTCGTCTGCCAATGTGCTTGATACTATAGTAGTTTATGCTGAAAAAGCGCTTTCATTGTCCGATTCTCTTCAACTTATTCAGGAGCAGGCTGCTGCATTGTTGGTTCTTAAAAAAGCATATTTTTACAAAAGAAACTACAAAAAGGCATATGAATCAGCGGATCTGCTTTTGGAGCGAAAAGATTCGATTTATAACAATGAAAAGACAAAAATAGTTGCCGACGCCGAAAGCAAATATGAGGCAACCGAGAAAGAACAGCAAATAGAACAACAAAAGCATCAACTGGAACATCAAACCGAAAGGCTAAATAACGCACGGATTTTTAGAAATTTTTTAATTGCAGTGGCCGGTTTAATGGTTGTTGTTGTTGTGCTGATTTATTACTATTACAAACAAAAGAATAAAGCCAATAAAATTCTTGATGAGAAGAATAAATTAATTGAAAAGCAAAACGAAGAGATATCGGTTCAAAAAGAAGAATTACAGCTAACCAATCGGGAGTTGACTGAACTTATTCAATTTAAGGAAAAAATGACCGGCATGATTGTTCACGACCTGAAAAATCCTTTAAATAATATTCTGAACAGCTACGATATCGATGATGAAAATTTCAGGAAAGAGCTAATAAAACAATCAGGCTACGATATGTTGCATCTCACACAGAACATTTTGGATGTTTATCAAATGGAGGAAGCAAAATTAAAACTAAGCCGGACTCAGGTTGATGTTGCGCAGTTGTTGAAAGAATGTGTTATGGAATTTGCATTATATATTTCAGAAAATGATCTGAAGATATCTTATCCAGACTCGGAAGTTTCCTTAATAGTTGCAGATAAAAGGCTTTTAAAGCGTATTTTTTCGAATTTATTAAGCAATGCGGTAAAATATGCACCCCAGGGAAGCAACATAACACTAAACTGGAAGAGAACAGACAAAAAGGATTCCCGGTTTGGAGTGCATAATAACGGTCCCGCAATACCCCGGGAGCAGCAATCGATTATATTTCAAAGTTTTAGTCAGCACGATTCACGGGAAATGGGGGTCACTGCATCAACCGGACTGGGTTTATCGTTTTGTAAAATGGCAGTGCATTTGCATGGTGGCGAAATCGGAGTGACTTCCTCTGATGAGGATGGAACCGAATTCTGGTTTACTCTACCTCAAAACGGTTAA
- the rpmA gene encoding 50S ribosomal protein L27, translating to MAHKKGVGSSKNGRESESKRLGVKIYGGQFAKAGNILVRQRGTQHYPGENVGMGKDHTLFALIDGTVVFRKRQKNRSFVSVDPIVDVDVAVAEVPVAEEKPVKEVEVKEETPKTEAKEEAPKAEVSEAEADDLKKLEGVGPKLAEILAEGGFTNYASVASASVEDIRKVLEAAGSRYASKDPAPWIEQAKELVK from the coding sequence ATGGCTCATAAGAAAGGTGTAGGTAGTTCGAAAAACGGACGCGAATCGGAAAGTAAACGACTGGGAGTAAAAATTTACGGAGGTCAGTTTGCAAAAGCTGGTAATATTTTAGTACGCCAGCGTGGAACACAACATTACCCGGGTGAAAATGTAGGAATGGGAAAAGATCATACCCTTTTTGCATTGATCGACGGAACAGTTGTTTTCAGAAAAAGACAAAAAAACCGTTCATTTGTATCGGTTGACCCTATTGTTGACGTTGATGTAGCAGTTGCTGAAGTTCCGGTTGCAGAAGAAAAACCGGTAAAAGAAGTTGAAGTTAAAGAGGAAACTCCAAAAACTGAAGCTAAAGAAGAAGCTCCAAAAGCGGAGGTTTCAGAAGCAGAAGCTGATGACTTGAAAAAGCTGGAAGGTGTTGGACCCAAATTAGCTGAAATTTTAGCTGAAGGTGGTTTTACAAATTATGCTTCTGTTGCAAGTGCGTCAGTTGAAGATATCCGGAAAGTTTTGGAAGCTGCAGGAAGCCGTTACGCTTCAAAAGATCCTGCTCCATGGATTGAACAGGCAAAAGAACTGGTTAAATAA
- a CDS encoding CHAD domain-containing protein produces MIQDKGNRLISAIEKQTEKIIYFCSAENISPNLAVHEIRKSYKRLRALFLLFSECNETQTDQFRREIKAAGKILSPIRESFVNVQHFDKITAGSNLISERKIKQVKDSLLEKNRVLVEDEFTSKNVVSDIVQFVKNIQVQLITLKLNCPSVFQIKTQLSSTFVEGYEVYQSIEPELSPVMMHELRKILKRLWYQLDFVKFMHPRYFRLKSDQLNKITEQLGVDHDLYVFFEDLKSGDFNFNNEELLILDNQVQHQRELNMVKLLPRLKQFFNEPPEIFDRKLDKIFKLS; encoded by the coding sequence ATGATTCAGGACAAGGGGAACAGACTTATTTCAGCAATTGAAAAACAGACAGAAAAAATCATTTATTTTTGTTCTGCAGAGAATATTTCGCCTAATCTGGCGGTTCACGAAATAAGAAAATCGTATAAAAGACTGCGTGCTTTGTTCCTGTTGTTTTCAGAGTGTAACGAAACCCAGACCGACCAATTCAGAAGAGAGATCAAAGCAGCTGGAAAGATTTTATCTCCTATTCGCGAATCGTTTGTAAATGTGCAGCATTTTGATAAGATTACAGCTGGGAGCAATTTAATTTCAGAACGGAAAATAAAACAGGTGAAAGATTCCCTTTTAGAAAAAAACAGGGTTTTGGTTGAAGATGAATTTACATCGAAAAATGTTGTTTCCGATATTGTTCAGTTTGTCAAAAATATTCAGGTTCAGCTGATTACCCTGAAGTTAAACTGCCCGTCTGTTTTTCAGATTAAGACTCAGCTCTCATCCACATTTGTAGAGGGGTACGAAGTTTACCAGAGTATTGAACCTGAGCTTTCCCCTGTGATGATGCATGAACTTCGAAAGATACTAAAACGGCTTTGGTATCAGCTTGATTTTGTAAAATTTATGCATCCGCGGTATTTCAGATTAAAATCGGATCAGTTAAATAAAATAACAGAACAATTGGGTGTAGACCATGATTTGTACGTCTTTTTTGAAGACCTCAAATCCGGTGATTTTAATTTTAATAACGAAGAGTTACTTATCCTGGACAATCAGGTGCAACATCAACGTGAATTAAATATGGTAAAACTCCTGCCGCGATTAAAACAGTTTTTTAATGAACCACCGGAAATTTTTGACCGGAAGCTGGATAAAATTTTTAAATTGAGTTAA